From a single Hymenobacter sp. YIM 151500-1 genomic region:
- a CDS encoding putative type IX sorting system protein PorV2, translated as MPHFLRCAAVVLGAGLSLGLLAPARAQTKTPKYSNEFLNIGVGGRALGMGNVQASLAQDATAGYWNPAGLLDQKTKYDAVLMHSELFSGIVKNDYAAFSMPLDEQSAIGASFIRLGVDDIADTRNLVNEYGYINYDNITYFSVADYALLLSYARKLGAIEGLQVGANAKVIYRNYGDFANAWGFGIDAGVRYNRNNWRLGLMARDITTTFNAWSINADKFKSTALPGEEIPKNSTEITLPRLVLGVGRLVQLPGQFTALAALDLEATTDGQRNTLLSSKALSVDPRAGLEVGYNNLVFLRGGVSNFQQIKTFTGKEEWKAQPSLGVGVALSGLRLDMALSRLAVEKLGQRSQTNSIIVSLGYGFK; from the coding sequence ATGCCTCATTTTCTTCGTTGCGCCGCCGTAGTGCTGGGCGCCGGTTTGAGCCTGGGCTTGCTAGCCCCGGCGCGGGCCCAAACCAAGACGCCTAAGTACAGCAATGAATTTCTGAACATCGGGGTGGGGGGCCGCGCCCTAGGCATGGGCAACGTGCAGGCCAGCCTGGCGCAGGATGCCACTGCCGGCTACTGGAACCCGGCCGGGCTGCTGGACCAGAAAACCAAGTACGATGCCGTGCTCATGCACTCGGAGCTGTTTTCCGGCATCGTCAAAAACGACTACGCGGCCTTTTCTATGCCCCTCGATGAGCAGAGCGCCATCGGGGCCAGCTTCATCCGCCTGGGCGTCGACGACATTGCCGACACCCGCAACCTGGTGAACGAGTACGGCTACATCAACTACGACAACATCACCTACTTCTCGGTGGCGGACTATGCCCTGCTGCTGTCGTACGCCCGTAAGCTGGGCGCAATTGAAGGGCTGCAAGTTGGGGCCAACGCCAAGGTTATCTACCGCAACTACGGCGACTTCGCCAACGCCTGGGGCTTCGGCATCGACGCCGGGGTGCGGTACAACCGCAACAACTGGCGCCTGGGCCTGATGGCCCGCGACATTACCACCACCTTCAACGCCTGGAGCATCAACGCCGACAAGTTTAAAAGCACGGCCCTGCCCGGCGAGGAAATCCCGAAAAACAGCACCGAAATCACCCTGCCCCGCCTGGTGCTGGGGGTGGGCCGCCTGGTGCAGCTGCCGGGCCAGTTTACGGCCCTAGCCGCCCTGGACCTGGAAGCCACTACCGACGGGCAGCGCAACACGCTGCTGTCGAGCAAGGCCCTGAGCGTGGACCCGCGGGCCGGGCTGGAGGTCGGCTACAACAACCTGGTGTTTCTGCGCGGGGGAGTAAGCAATTTTCAGCAGATCAAGACCTTTACGGGCAAAGAAGAATGGAAGGCCCAGCCCAGCCTGGGCGTAGGCGTAGCCCTGAGCGGCCTGCGCCTCGACATGGCATTATCCAGGCTGGCGGTGGAGAAGCTCGGCCAACGCTCCCAGACCAACTCCATCATCGTCTCGCTGGGCTACGGTTTCAAATAG
- a CDS encoding PspC domain-containing protein: MKKNISINLQGIIFHIEEDGYDVLSRYLAEVKAHFSGYRGHEEIVADIESRIAELFAARLSSVKQVITLEDVEAMTAKMGRVSDFQTADEAEDDEETLAAAVATGSAQGTYTGAGAAGFAASATTTATGAAEEPKRLFRDMTNRKIAGVAAGIARYFAVNPLWIRLGFLALLFIKPLVRSIIDFDDNVVRFEGIDLGGLAVLTYIILWIALPKRYDTPPADDDPSYKKLYRDTDSGKVGGVSAGLAAYFNVDVVLIRILFVVGLFVGGFAFLLYILLWIVVPEAKTASDRLRMRGDAVTLSALDSNLRNSAGGPEDGAVNNRPVGTFLENFFTNIRPLINFLGSAIRVVAGGVLVLTGFSLLLAITIMLGVGVGMISASDNLDFGPLQPFILFNDISPWAVLSFYLLTAIPALALLLSGLGLLLRRTILNRTASLTLLGLWLLGVVGSSVAGTRIGREFQREAEVTQTTTLGGLTRPTLILERRQLDNDRWVDLDIVGIDSAQAPRLERTISAKGSTDSLARRTAATSTLHTLRVLNDSTLSVDDHFTYQPSARFRDQEMQLRLLMPRDRTFRMTEQFADWLNGEDYVNGRGPYHPENQLFRMKGNKVECVNCTEADLRGGPDDASNEDRDDYDEGRADSDVSLNFGDMESFSTDESTYGSERQRFDETDFDQVSVVGPYRVVVRQGSSYSVKAAGRGRALRDLRVERDGRELTIRPRNRDLFDSRRDSDEPVLVTIETPELNDLELIGGSRAQVSGFNSGDLRVQQAGGSQLRLQGELSELRLELAGGCRAALQGRADNLRIEGAGGCAVAGADFTARRADVDVVGASKVRVHVTEELEADAVGASVVEYSGRPRTVRREAVGAAAVRSVE, from the coding sequence ATGAAAAAGAACATCAGCATCAACCTTCAGGGCATCATCTTTCACATTGAGGAAGATGGCTACGACGTGCTCAGCCGCTACCTGGCGGAAGTAAAGGCCCACTTCAGCGGCTACCGCGGCCACGAGGAAATTGTGGCCGACATCGAAAGCCGCATTGCCGAGCTGTTCGCCGCCCGCCTGTCCAGCGTCAAGCAGGTGATTACCCTGGAAGACGTGGAGGCTATGACCGCCAAAATGGGTCGCGTGAGCGACTTCCAGACCGCCGACGAAGCCGAGGACGACGAAGAAACCCTGGCCGCCGCCGTAGCCACTGGCTCGGCCCAGGGCACTTACACGGGGGCCGGTGCCGCGGGCTTCGCCGCCAGCGCCACCACCACGGCCACGGGTGCCGCCGAGGAGCCCAAGCGCCTCTTCCGCGACATGACCAACCGCAAAATTGCCGGGGTGGCTGCCGGTATTGCCCGCTACTTTGCCGTCAATCCGCTCTGGATTCGGCTGGGGTTTCTGGCGCTGCTGTTCATCAAGCCCCTGGTGCGCAGCATCATCGACTTCGACGACAACGTGGTGCGGTTTGAGGGGATAGACCTGGGCGGCCTGGCCGTACTCACCTACATCATCCTCTGGATAGCCCTGCCCAAGCGCTATGACACGCCCCCGGCCGACGATGACCCGTCCTATAAAAAGCTCTACCGCGACACCGACAGCGGCAAGGTGGGCGGGGTATCGGCGGGGCTGGCGGCCTACTTCAACGTGGACGTGGTGCTCATCCGGATTCTGTTTGTGGTGGGTCTGTTTGTGGGCGGCTTCGCGTTTCTGCTCTACATCTTGCTGTGGATAGTGGTGCCGGAGGCCAAAACGGCCTCCGACCGGCTCCGCATGCGCGGCGACGCCGTTACGCTGTCGGCCCTGGACTCCAACCTGCGCAACAGTGCTGGCGGCCCCGAGGATGGGGCGGTGAACAACCGGCCCGTGGGCACGTTTCTGGAGAATTTCTTCACCAACATCCGGCCGCTTATCAACTTTCTGGGCTCGGCCATCCGGGTCGTAGCCGGGGGCGTGCTGGTGCTAACGGGTTTTTCGCTGCTGCTAGCCATTACCATTATGCTGGGCGTGGGCGTGGGCATGATTTCCGCCTCCGATAACCTCGACTTTGGTCCGCTGCAACCCTTTATTCTCTTCAATGACATTTCGCCCTGGGCAGTGCTGAGCTTTTATTTGCTCACGGCCATTCCGGCCCTGGCCCTGTTGCTCTCTGGCCTGGGGCTGCTACTGCGCCGCACCATTCTGAACCGGACGGCCTCGCTGACGCTGCTGGGCCTCTGGCTGCTGGGTGTAGTAGGTTCCTCGGTGGCGGGCACCCGCATTGGTCGCGAGTTTCAGCGCGAGGCCGAAGTAACCCAAACCACTACCCTCGGTGGCCTCACCCGGCCCACGCTTATTCTGGAACGCCGCCAGCTCGATAATGACAGGTGGGTTGACCTGGACATTGTGGGCATTGACAGTGCCCAGGCGCCGCGGCTGGAGCGCACCATCTCGGCCAAAGGCTCTACCGATTCGCTGGCCCGGCGCACGGCCGCTACTTCTACCCTGCACACGCTGCGCGTGCTCAACGACTCTACCCTGAGCGTGGACGACCACTTTACTTACCAGCCCAGCGCCCGGTTCCGCGACCAGGAAATGCAGCTGCGCCTGCTCATGCCCCGCGACCGGACCTTCCGCATGACCGAACAGTTTGCCGATTGGCTCAACGGCGAAGACTACGTGAACGGTCGGGGCCCCTACCACCCCGAAAACCAACTGTTCCGGATGAAGGGCAACAAGGTAGAATGCGTAAACTGCACCGAAGCCGACCTGCGCGGCGGCCCTGATGATGCAAGCAACGAGGACCGTGACGACTACGACGAGGGGCGCGCTGACTCAGACGTTAGCCTGAACTTCGGCGACATGGAGTCCTTCAGCACCGACGAAAGCACCTACGGCTCCGAGCGCCAGCGCTTCGACGAGACGGATTTCGACCAGGTTAGCGTCGTGGGTCCGTACCGGGTGGTGGTGCGCCAAGGCAGCAGCTACAGCGTGAAGGCCGCCGGCCGCGGCCGGGCCCTGCGCGACCTTCGGGTAGAGCGCGACGGCCGGGAGCTGACCATCCGGCCCCGCAACCGGGACCTGTTCGATTCGCGGCGGGACTCCGATGAGCCAGTGCTCGTCACCATCGAAACACCCGAGCTCAACGACCTGGAGCTGATTGGCGGGTCCCGCGCCCAGGTGAGCGGCTTCAACTCCGGCGACCTGCGCGTTCAACAGGCCGGCGGCAGCCAGCTTCGGCTTCAGGGCGAGCTGAGTGAGTTGCGCCTGGAGCTGGCCGGGGGCTGCCGGGCCGCCCTGCAAGGCCGCGCCGACAACCTGCGCATCGAGGGTGCCGGGGGCTGCGCCGTTGCCGGTGCCGACTTCACCGCCCGCCGCGCCGACGTGGACGTGGTGGGAGCCAGCAAAGTGCGCGTGCACGTGACCGAGGAGCTGGAAGCTGATGCCGTAGGCGCAAGCGTGGTGGAGTACAGTGGCCGCCCCCGTACCGTCCGCCGCGAGGCCGTGGGAGCTGCTGCCGTCCGATCCGTTGAGTAG
- a CDS encoding dihydrofolate reductase, which yields MTSIVVAAADNNVIGGDNRLLWHLPQDLKHFKQLTLGHPIIMGRRTFESIGRPLPGRTNIVVTRQQGWQAEGCQVAYSVPQALEMARALDEEVFVIGGGEIYRQALPATDVVYLTEVHHAFEGDVTFPDLGPGEWREESRQRHEPDGKHAYAFSFVTLRRR from the coding sequence ATGACTTCCATCGTCGTAGCCGCTGCCGATAACAATGTAATCGGAGGCGACAACCGCCTGCTCTGGCACCTGCCCCAGGACCTGAAGCACTTCAAGCAGCTCACCCTGGGCCACCCAATTATTATGGGCCGGCGCACGTTTGAGAGCATCGGCCGGCCGCTGCCGGGGCGCACCAACATCGTGGTGACGCGGCAACAGGGGTGGCAGGCGGAAGGCTGCCAGGTGGCCTACTCGGTGCCGCAGGCCCTGGAAATGGCGCGGGCGCTGGATGAGGAAGTATTTGTGATTGGGGGCGGCGAAATCTACCGCCAGGCGCTGCCCGCCACCGATGTGGTTTACCTGACCGAAGTGCATCATGCCTTCGAGGGCGACGTTACGTTCCCGGACCTTGGCCCCGGCGAGTGGCGCGAGGAATCCCGCCAGCGCCACGAGCCCGACGGCAAGCACGCCTACGCTTTCAGCTTCGTAACGCTGCGGCGGCGGTAA
- the fmt gene encoding methionyl-tRNA formyltransferase, with amino-acid sequence MLKIIFMGTPEFAVSTLKALLSWNGCQVVAVVTAPDKPAGRGRQLQGSAVKTAAEVHGLPVLQPTNLKDPAFQEELRSYAADLQVIVAFRMLPEAVWNMPPRGSINIHASLLPQYRGAAPINWALIYGDTQTGVTSFFLRHEIDTGNLIYQDAVDIAPEDDFGSLYEKLKIAGAALALRTVQAIAAGTAPSIPQPELPELRPAPKLTKETGRLDFTQPALALANLVRGLSPIPTAFTQLPDGRTLKVFKARPAADEETANGPGGVGSWHTNGRTYLRVQTAHGLLDLLDVQLEGKKRMPVPEFLRGFNAATLHQ; translated from the coding sequence ATGCTAAAAATCATCTTCATGGGCACGCCCGAGTTTGCGGTGTCCACGCTGAAAGCTTTGCTGAGCTGGAATGGATGCCAGGTGGTGGCCGTGGTAACGGCGCCCGACAAGCCCGCCGGCCGGGGCCGGCAGCTGCAAGGCTCGGCTGTGAAAACCGCCGCCGAGGTCCACGGCCTGCCCGTGCTCCAGCCCACCAACCTGAAGGACCCCGCGTTTCAGGAGGAGCTGCGCAGCTACGCCGCCGACTTGCAGGTGATTGTGGCGTTTCGGATGCTGCCGGAAGCGGTGTGGAACATGCCGCCACGGGGTTCCATCAACATTCACGCCTCGTTGCTGCCCCAGTATCGCGGGGCGGCCCCCATCAACTGGGCCCTCATCTACGGCGACACCCAAACCGGCGTCACCAGCTTTTTCCTGCGCCACGAAATTGATACCGGCAACCTGATTTACCAGGACGCCGTGGACATTGCGCCGGAAGATGATTTTGGGAGCCTGTACGAGAAGCTGAAAATTGCTGGCGCGGCCCTGGCCCTGCGCACGGTGCAGGCCATTGCGGCCGGCACGGCGCCCAGCATTCCGCAGCCGGAGCTGCCGGAGCTGCGGCCGGCCCCCAAGCTCACCAAGGAAACCGGCCGCCTCGACTTCACGCAGCCGGCCCTGGCCCTGGCCAACCTGGTGCGCGGCCTCTCCCCCATTCCCACGGCCTTCACCCAGCTGCCCGATGGCCGCACCCTAAAAGTATTCAAAGCCCGGCCCGCAGCTGACGAGGAAACGGCCAACGGCCCCGGCGGCGTGGGGAGTTGGCACACCAACGGCCGTACCTACCTGCGCGTCCAAACCGCCCATGGCCTGCTCGACCTGCTCGACGTGCAGCTGGAAGGCAAGAAGCGGATGCCCGTACCGGAGTTTCTGCGTGGCTTCAACGCGGCGACTCTACACCAGTAA
- a CDS encoding PadR family transcriptional regulator: protein MKVENTQVQMRKGILEFCILEIIARGEVYASDMLEELTQARMIVVEGTLYPLLTRLKNAGLLDYTWKESTSGPPRKYYTLTAAGQEFLHQLRLTWEEVQDSIRIIRQKPHANGTALTAPQP, encoded by the coding sequence ATGAAAGTCGAGAACACCCAAGTGCAGATGCGGAAGGGCATCCTGGAGTTCTGCATTCTGGAAATCATTGCCCGCGGGGAGGTGTACGCGTCGGACATGCTCGAAGAGCTGACCCAGGCCCGCATGATTGTGGTCGAGGGCACGCTCTACCCGCTGCTCACGCGCCTCAAGAACGCCGGCCTGCTGGACTACACCTGGAAGGAATCTACCAGCGGCCCGCCCCGCAAGTACTACACCCTCACGGCGGCCGGCCAGGAGTTTCTGCACCAGCTGCGCCTGACCTGGGAGGAAGTCCAGGACTCCATCCGCATCATCCGCCAGAAGCCCCACGCCAACGGCACTGCCCTCACCGCGCCGCAGCCCTGA
- a CDS encoding putative type IX secretion system sortase PorU2, with translation MKHHYRILRGLLLALLLGMGAQAQAQAQSGPHGNEWIVPGQQYYKIKVARDGLYRLDYNYLTQAGISGVSPQQLQLWRRGRQVAIHVAGNQTALDASTVIEFYGQRNDGELDRDMFLVLGDQPQPYYSLFTDTASYFLTWSAATPARRMAQSNAAATAPHPHRLRQYLRVFSDQYNVINDEYNVYQPWAERGEGFLGGRFGRYFAGNTQQNETYTLTFDSVRVAPGSTRPVQVDVQVVGRTTGQHRTEIYAVEPGGTQRLLTTLTFTDFDFVHRRLELPLTDVAADGKVSLVFKPTGTGSFRVDLGDRVSLAYARISFAQASQWPQGRSQLQFATDSTLSGPAAYLLNDISATVRGYDVTDPYDVRRVEGQPGPAATQRGFAFADAAGRTRQLLLADVARALVPTPARRVQFRQISPAAHNFLIVTSRELMKPASGVANPVRAYADYRASVAGGRYDTLVVTSEQLYDQFHYGEYSAVAIRQFAGWMLANNSRAQYLLLLGKGVALHESPVRRDPNGYRDGNGEVVRNLVPASTRGVSDIFFTADWKNNGYAPRMPTGRISARSPQQVLNYLNKLREHEALGMEPWRRNVLHMSGGRIDPNDPDQRQTFAAYVDQYAELVRKPPFAGNVVKTYRRADYPGSIPGDAVLNLAPDLNAGVSFISYYGHGSPVQLDWSIASINNPANGYANKGKYPVMYVSGCSAGHAFRAATSFGGEEFLLAPDKGFVGFLASSELAFQRQLHDLHLKMMELLFADPQWYGKPLAEVQQEASRRLQGSITQPSVASGMLMITVWHGDPALKLFAPAKPDFQTANGRLQLSPSVVPATARSFELRVGVSNPGRITTGPLEIRVTRMYGSGRPAEVLPLFIAPQARRDTVYTITIPNTGNVLGQNTFTVELDPRNQLDELDETNNRATLDYTFLNGGVLALSPPEFGIVPNNTVRLVGQATTLAAPSREYEMELDTVQTFNSPLLRRTTLTATLTPEWAPTLPAVAGRDSVVWYWRLRFRTPQPDENANWATSSFRVLAGRRGGWSQSHVGQLRRTERSNVEVAVPGGQWSFANGAQEGTITSPRIGPARRWETLYHTIRPGSGGTYTLRLLGIDTLGNVTVLNSNVTSRAFSLSSVSAREYPYVQLQAVVSSTGAVPPQLKQWLITYQGVPEGIVRREAVTATNPTAYDAATLAKQVADRGQLTLPVSFQNAADFDFTDPLVAYVLVRNEAGQLREQYVKLSGGALAANSQRTYEVKLDVRGLFGTLTGHVMLNPRRQPELHYFNNELVLPPFQVINRDTPPVLDVAFDGRHLLNGDIVSAQPLISMQLRDADRLRPMKDKTAFNVFLTQPGQTTPVAVDLNAAGIRFVADSAQGLARLEFQPGHAGPLPNGVYTLEVQGRDGSGNLAGSEPYRITFEVINESSITNVLPYPNPITSKSKFVFTLTGNEPPQNLKIQIVTLTGRVVKEILLDRAALRIGSNITEYAWDGTDEYGDRLANGTYLYRVVLDDPAGKFEHRATAADKAFKKNWGKLVLLR, from the coding sequence ATGAAACACCACTACCGCATCTTACGCGGGCTGCTACTGGCTCTGCTACTGGGGATGGGCGCGCAGGCGCAGGCGCAGGCGCAATCGGGGCCGCACGGCAACGAGTGGATTGTGCCTGGCCAGCAGTACTATAAGATTAAGGTAGCCCGCGACGGGCTCTACCGCCTCGACTACAACTACCTAACCCAGGCCGGCATCAGCGGCGTGAGCCCGCAGCAGCTGCAGCTGTGGCGGCGGGGCCGGCAGGTAGCCATCCACGTGGCCGGCAATCAAACCGCCCTCGATGCCAGCACGGTCATCGAGTTCTACGGCCAGCGCAACGATGGGGAGCTGGACCGGGACATGTTCCTGGTGCTCGGCGACCAGCCCCAGCCCTACTACAGCCTCTTCACCGATACAGCCTCGTATTTTCTGACCTGGTCGGCGGCCACCCCGGCCCGGCGCATGGCCCAGAGCAACGCCGCCGCTACGGCCCCGCACCCGCACCGCCTGCGCCAGTACCTGCGCGTGTTCAGCGACCAGTACAACGTCATCAACGACGAGTACAACGTGTACCAGCCCTGGGCCGAACGAGGCGAAGGATTTTTGGGAGGCCGCTTTGGCCGCTACTTCGCGGGCAATACTCAGCAGAATGAAACCTACACGCTGACCTTCGACTCGGTGCGGGTAGCGCCGGGCAGCACCCGCCCGGTGCAGGTCGACGTGCAGGTGGTGGGCCGCACCACGGGCCAGCACCGCACCGAAATCTACGCCGTGGAGCCGGGCGGCACTCAGCGCCTGCTCACCACCCTTACTTTCACGGACTTCGACTTTGTGCACCGCCGCCTGGAGCTGCCGCTCACGGACGTGGCCGCGGACGGCAAGGTGTCACTGGTATTTAAGCCGACTGGCACGGGGAGCTTCCGCGTCGACCTGGGCGACCGGGTGAGCCTGGCCTACGCCCGCATTTCGTTTGCCCAGGCCAGCCAGTGGCCGCAGGGGCGCAGCCAGCTCCAGTTTGCCACCGACTCCACGCTGAGCGGTCCGGCCGCCTACCTACTGAACGACATTTCGGCTACGGTGCGCGGCTACGACGTTACCGACCCCTACGACGTACGGCGCGTAGAAGGCCAGCCCGGCCCCGCGGCCACGCAGCGCGGCTTCGCATTTGCCGATGCCGCCGGCCGCACCCGGCAGCTCCTGCTGGCCGACGTTGCCCGGGCGCTGGTGCCCACGCCCGCCCGCCGGGTGCAGTTCCGGCAGATTTCGCCGGCGGCCCATAATTTTCTGATTGTTACCAGCCGGGAGCTGATGAAGCCGGCCAGCGGCGTAGCCAACCCCGTGCGGGCGTACGCCGACTACCGGGCCTCGGTCGCTGGCGGCCGCTACGACACGCTCGTGGTAACCTCGGAACAGCTCTACGACCAGTTCCACTACGGCGAGTACTCGGCCGTTGCCATTCGGCAGTTTGCGGGCTGGATGCTGGCCAACAACTCCCGCGCCCAGTACCTGCTGCTGCTGGGCAAGGGCGTAGCACTACACGAGTCTCCCGTGCGCCGAGACCCAAATGGTTACCGGGACGGCAACGGGGAGGTAGTCCGCAACCTGGTGCCCGCCAGCACCCGTGGCGTTTCGGATATCTTCTTCACCGCCGACTGGAAAAACAACGGGTACGCGCCCCGTATGCCCACCGGCCGCATCTCGGCCAGGTCGCCGCAGCAGGTGCTCAACTACCTCAACAAGCTCCGGGAGCACGAAGCGCTGGGCATGGAGCCGTGGCGGCGCAATGTGCTGCACATGTCGGGGGGGCGAATAGACCCCAACGACCCTGATCAACGACAGACGTTTGCCGCTTACGTTGATCAATACGCTGAATTGGTGCGGAAGCCCCCGTTTGCCGGGAATGTTGTTAAAACGTACCGCCGAGCCGATTATCCGGGAAGTATACCGGGAGATGCCGTGCTGAACCTGGCACCCGACCTGAATGCGGGTGTCTCATTTATTTCCTACTACGGGCACGGTAGCCCCGTGCAGCTGGACTGGAGTATTGCCAGCATCAACAACCCGGCGAATGGCTACGCCAACAAAGGCAAGTATCCGGTGATGTACGTCAGCGGCTGCTCGGCCGGCCACGCGTTCCGGGCTGCCACTTCCTTCGGTGGTGAGGAGTTTCTGCTGGCTCCCGACAAAGGGTTTGTTGGCTTCCTGGCTAGCTCCGAGCTGGCATTTCAGCGGCAGCTCCACGACCTGCACCTGAAAATGATGGAGCTGTTGTTTGCCGACCCGCAGTGGTATGGCAAGCCCTTGGCCGAGGTGCAGCAGGAGGCCAGCCGCCGCCTGCAAGGCAGCATTACCCAGCCCAGCGTGGCCTCGGGTATGCTGATGATTACCGTGTGGCACGGCGACCCGGCCCTGAAGCTGTTTGCCCCGGCCAAGCCCGACTTCCAGACGGCCAATGGCCGCCTGCAACTCTCGCCCTCGGTGGTGCCGGCTACGGCCCGCAGCTTCGAGCTGCGGGTGGGCGTGAGCAACCCCGGCCGCATCACCACGGGCCCCCTGGAAATCCGGGTGACGCGCATGTACGGCTCCGGCCGCCCGGCTGAGGTGCTGCCGCTGTTCATTGCCCCCCAGGCCCGCCGCGACACGGTGTACACGATTACGATTCCTAACACCGGAAATGTACTGGGGCAGAACACGTTTACCGTGGAGCTGGACCCGCGCAACCAGCTGGATGAGCTGGACGAAACCAACAACCGCGCAACCCTCGACTATACCTTCCTCAACGGCGGGGTGCTGGCGCTGAGCCCGCCGGAGTTCGGTATCGTGCCAAATAATACGGTGCGCCTGGTGGGGCAGGCAACAACCCTGGCCGCTCCCAGCCGCGAGTATGAAATGGAGCTGGACACGGTGCAGACCTTCAACAGCCCCTTGCTGCGCCGCACCACGCTCACCGCCACGCTGACGCCCGAGTGGGCGCCTACGCTTCCTGCGGTGGCTGGGCGCGACAGCGTGGTGTGGTACTGGCGTTTGCGCTTCCGCACGCCCCAGCCCGACGAAAATGCCAACTGGGCTACCAGCTCTTTCCGGGTGCTTGCGGGCCGCCGTGGTGGCTGGTCGCAGAGCCACGTGGGGCAGCTGCGCCGCACCGAGCGGAGCAACGTGGAAGTGGCCGTGCCCGGTGGGCAGTGGTCGTTTGCGAATGGGGCCCAGGAAGGCACCATCACCTCGCCGCGCATTGGGCCGGCCCGGCGGTGGGAAACCCTCTACCATACCATCCGGCCTGGTAGCGGCGGCACCTATACGTTGCGCCTGCTGGGCATTGACACGCTCGGCAACGTAACGGTGCTGAACTCCAACGTAACCAGCCGCGCCTTTAGCCTGAGTAGCGTGTCGGCGCGGGAGTACCCGTATGTGCAGCTGCAAGCCGTGGTGAGCAGCACCGGGGCCGTGCCCCCGCAGCTGAAGCAGTGGCTGATTACCTACCAGGGCGTGCCCGAAGGCATAGTGCGCCGCGAGGCCGTAACGGCCACTAACCCCACCGCGTACGACGCCGCCACGCTGGCCAAGCAGGTTGCCGACCGGGGCCAGCTGACGCTGCCAGTCAGCTTCCAAAACGCGGCCGACTTTGACTTCACCGACCCGCTGGTGGCCTACGTGCTGGTGCGCAACGAAGCCGGCCAGCTGCGGGAGCAGTACGTGAAGCTGAGCGGCGGGGCCCTGGCGGCCAATTCTCAGCGCACCTACGAAGTGAAGCTGGACGTGCGCGGCCTGTTCGGCACGCTCACGGGCCACGTGATGCTGAACCCGCGCCGCCAACCCGAGCTGCACTACTTCAACAACGAGCTGGTGCTGCCGCCCTTCCAGGTTATCAACCGCGACACCCCGCCGGTGCTCGACGTAGCCTTCGACGGCCGCCACCTGCTCAACGGCGATATCGTGTCGGCCCAGCCGCTGATTAGTATGCAGCTGCGCGACGCCGACCGGCTGCGGCCCATGAAAGACAAAACTGCCTTCAACGTGTTCCTGACCCAGCCCGGCCAGACCACTCCCGTGGCCGTGGACCTGAATGCGGCCGGCATCCGCTTCGTGGCCGACTCGGCCCAGGGGCTGGCGCGCCTGGAGTTTCAGCCGGGCCACGCCGGGCCCCTGCCCAACGGCGTGTACACGCTGGAAGTGCAGGGCCGCGACGGGTCAGGCAATCTGGCCGGCTCGGAGCCTTACCGTATTACGTTCGAGGTAATTAATGAGTCGAGCATCACCAACGTGCTGCCTTACCCGAACCCGATTACCAGCAAGTCGAAATTCGTCTTTACCCTGACCGGCAACGAGCCGCCCCAGAACCTGAAGATTCAGATTGTAACCCTGACCGGCCGGGTAGTCAAGGAAATACTGCTCGATAGAGCGGCCCTGCGCATCGGCAGCAACATCACAGAGTACGCCTGGGATGGTACCGATGAGTACGGCGACCGGCTGGCCAATGGCACCTACCTCTACCGCGTTGTTCTGGATGACCCCGCCGGCAAGTTCGAGCACCGCGCCACCGCCGCCGACAAAGCCTTCAAAAAGAACTGGGGCAAGCTGGTGCTGCTTCGGTAG